The genome window GGCTCTACGGAAATGATACTGGAACATAAAGCAGATTTAGTGATTGCGGCCTCTCCGAGTGTACCTAAGGGTTATATTGGTGAACCTTTGGCTGTGATTCAAATGATACCAGTCGTAGGGAAAGATCATCTGTTAGCGGAGCAGCCAAAGCTGGACTTAAATGAGCTCAGCCAGTATTTGCAAATTGTGATCCGCGATACCGCCAGCAAACCTAAAGATGTAGGCTGGCTGCGTGCCGAACAACGCTGGACAGTGAATAACTTTTTTGAAGCCGTAGATATTCTGAAAAACGGTATTGGTTTTTGCTGGTTGCCTGAGTTTTTGATCTGCGATCTGATAAAAGACGGCACCTTGGTGCAACTTCAGATTGCACAAAGTTCAGCACGGGCCGTACCTTTAGCTTTAGTCACACCAAAAGAAGAAACACTAGGACCTGGCAGCCGTCAATTACGTGAGTTGCTGCTAGCCGAACATAAAGTTTAATAGCTAGGGAATATTATGAATAACCAAGAATTAACCGAATTAATGAAAGTCACTGCGCAGGACGCTGTTGTGTATTCAGCTGAAGAGCATCAGGTTCTGCTCGATTTTAGTCTGGACAGTTTGACAAAAGTGGATGAAATACTCAGCGAGCTGTTTTTACGCCAGCAGGAACAACGTCATGCCGATGAGGTGTTGTTTACTTTGTCCAATGTCTTTGGAGCATACACAGGTGAGGTCTTTATTCATCATGTAGGTGGTGAGTGGTATCACGATGAAGCAACACCAGACGCGCCTTACATTTGTGTGCGTTACAACGGCAAGGAGTTTCCTTTTGCCTCTTTGGTTTATCATCAGATTGCCAAAACGCCAAGTGCCAGCTTACGTAATTATGTGGCTCAAGCCATGAATAATGCGATGCAATAATACTGCTTTGTAACAAGGCCAGGCAAGCATTCGAAAATGCAGAGCAGTAAATCCTTTTGTCTGGCGGCGTTACAAGGTAAAATGCCGCCAATTTTTTTGGACCTTCACTTTTTAGTTTTTGGGGATTGCCGTGAGCGAGCAAAAAACGTCGTTAAGTTACAAAGACGCTGGTGTTGATATTGATGCCGGTGAGGCCTTGGTTGACCGTATTAAAGGTGCGGTAAAACGTACAACCCGCAAAGAAGTAATGGGCGGTTTAGGCGGCTTTGGTGCTTTGTGTCAAATCCCTGCTGGCTATAAAGAGCCGGTACTCGTATCAGGCACTGACGGTGTAGGTACCAAACTGCGTCTGGCTATGGATTTAAAACGCCATGACAGCGTAGGTATCGACTTAGTGGCCATGTGCGTCAATGACATTGTCGTATCAGGTGCTGAACCTTTATTTTTCCTCGACTACTACGCGACAGGTAAGCTGGACGTCAATACTGCTGCTACTGTAGTGGAAGGTATTGCCAAAGGCTGTGAGCTGGCTGGTTGTGCTCTGGTGGGTGGTGAAACCGCTGAAATGCCAGGTATGTACCATGGCGAAGACTACGACATCGCAGGTTTTAGCGTCGGTGTGGTTGAGAAGTCTGAAATTATTGACGGCAGCAAAGTAAAAGCTGGCGATCAACTCATTGCATTAGCGGCCTCAGGTCCTCATTCCAACGGCTTTTCGTTAATTCGTAAAGTACTGGAAGTCAGCGGTCAGGATCCTCAGACTATGCTGGAAGGCAAAACTATTGCCGATCACCTGTTAGAGCCTACCCGAATTTATGTAAAAAACCTGCTGGCTTTAATTAAATCCATGCCTGTTCATGCTTTGTGTCATATCACAGGCGGTGGTTTCTGGGAAAATATCCCACGTGTACTGCCAGAAAACACTCAGGCAAAAATCATCGAGAGCAGCTGGCAGTGGCCTGCTATTTTCAGCTGGTTACAACAGCAAGGTAATGTAGAACGTCACGAAATGTACCGCACCTTCAACTGTGGTGTTGGCATGATAGTGGTAGTTCCTGCAACTCACCTCGATGCGGCTTTAGCCCAGTTAAAAGCAGCTGGCGAAAATGCCTGGCATTTAGGTGAAATCAATCAGGTTGCGGCAAACGAAGCTCAAGTTGTGATCCAAGGCTAAACCCATACATGAAATCTATTGTTGTATTGATTTCAGGTAGCGGCTCCAATCTGCAGGCGATTTTAGATGCCTGCAGTGCTGGTTTTATTGCCGGTAAAGTCACAGCTGTCCTGTCGAATAAAGCCAAAGCTTATGGTTTGGAGCGGGCTAAAAAAGCCGGCGCTAAAGCGATAGTGCTTGATCATAAAGCCTATGCCGACCGTGCGGCTTACGATCAGGATTTGATCGCAACTATCGATCAGCATCAACCTGATTTGGTGGTACTGGCTGGTTTTATGCGCATTTTAACGCCTGAATTTGTTCAGCATTATCAGGGCCGTTTACTGAATATCCATCCTTCGTTATTACCCAAATATCAGGGGCTGAATACTCACCAGCGCGCTATTGATGCTGGTGATACAGAACACGGCTGTTCAGTGCATTTTGTGACGGCGGAACTGGACGGTGGCCCTGTGATTTTGCAAGCCAAAGTGCCGGTTTTTCCTGGTGATGACGCGGATACTGTCGCACAGCGTGTACACGAACAGGAACACCGTATTTATCCATTGGTTGTACGCTGGTTTTGTCAGAACCGTTTACAACAGCAGTCAGATAAGGCATTGTTAGATGGCCTTTTATTGTCTGACCATGGATATGCAAATGACCAGGATGATGAATAAATGGCGCCTTAGTGCGTCATTTTTTTTACTCTTTTCAAGCCTCTTATCAGCTGAAGAACCTACAGCTGCCCCTTCTGTTCAATTCTCAGCTTTTGAAGCCAGCTACAATGTGCTGCGCTCAGGCAAAAAACACGGTGAAGCCAAACGTTATCTGAAAACGACAGAACAAGGTTATGAACTGGGTTACAGCAGCGATATCAGTTGGCTGATTTTTGAAGATAAACGTTCAGAGCAGTCCTTTTTTACTATTAAAGAGGGCCGTATTCAGCCTAACCGTTATGTGATGCAGCGCACAGGTTCAGGCCCAAACCGTTATTACGAGCTGAATCTGAACTGGGACAGCAAAGAATTACGGGTCGAAAAATCTAAAAAAATTAAAGCCATTCAATGGAATGAACAATGGTTGGATCCCTTGAGTTATCACAACCAGCTGGCTTTGGATTTAAAAGCAGGTAAAACTGAATTTGTGTATCAGGTGCTGAATCGCCACGGTGATGAGCGCAAATACAGTTACAAAGTTGCGGGCGAAGAATGGTTATCCCTGCCCTACGGTAAAGTAAAAACCATCCGGATTGAACGCACTGGCACTGGCCCAGATAAAGAAGTGTTGGCTTGGGTAGCACCGGAGCTGGATTACTTATTAGTGCGGTTATGGCAGGCTGAAGATAAAGTCGAACAATTCGATATTCAGCTGGCGACTTTCAAACCTTCCAATTAAAGCTTTAAACATCCATGAAAGAGCCGCTTATTGCGGCTCTCCTGCTTTAAACAGCTGGGATTGTCCCGACGTCATCACCTGCCATTGTTCATTACAGGTCAGCGGCAAAGTGGCAATAATAGTCACCACATCCTTTTCTGTGGTTTCTTTTGAAAAATCTATGTCCACATCCATATCCGACAATAAAGCCACACCAAAAGGTGCCCTTCTGGTGATCCAATGTAATTTGGTGCTGCAATACGCCAGCAGATAATCACCGTCAGACAGCAGCAGGTTAAATACACCTAACTGCTGCAACGCAGGACATAAAGAGGCCAGGTAATCAAAGGCCAGTTTCATATTCGAAGGAGCAACAGGAAATTTTTGCTCCAGCGCGTTCAACAGATAACAAAAGGCATGCTCACTGTCGGTTTGCCCCACTACAAGGTGTTGCCCGACCGGCAAGGTTTCAAAACTGTGCAACTGACCATTATGGGCATAAGTCCAGTAGCGCCCCCATAAAGTGCGGGTAAAGGGATGAGTGTTTTCAAGCCCTACTCCACCACTGTTGGCCTGACGGATATGCGCCACCACAGCAGTACTTTTAATGGGGTAATCACTGATAAGCCGTGCGATTTCAGATTGATAACTCGGATCAGCATCTTTAAAGGTGCTGACTCCTTTGCCCTGATAAAAAGCCACACCCCAGCCATCTTTATGCGGACCAGTTTTGCCACCACGTTCTCTTAAACCTTTAAAACTAAAGCAGATGTCGGTAGGCACATTGGCTGACATCCCTAATAACTCACACATAGCTCGGATAGCTTCCTATACTTGATGACCTGACGCACTGAAGCTGCAACAAAAGTTGACAGTAAACCAGAGTGCAAAGTAAGGAATTACTTGCATCTTTGCAACAGGCACACTACTCTAAGCCCACAGTGGTCTGACCTCTAGTTCTCAGGAGTAAATTATGGATGTGTTGATTTTTTGGGTAGCCTTGCTTGGCACAGTAGCCGTGCTCGCCTACCACAGAGCAAGTTTAACTATGTTTACAGCGTTGATCGCTGCTTTATTAGCTGTTGCAACCTTCACTGATACAGTGGGTGTGATTAGCTGGATCCTGTTTTTGGTTGTGGCTGTGCCTTTAAATGTAGCCAGCATACGTCAACAGTATTTAACCAAACCTTTGTTAAAACTGTACCGCAAAATCATGCCGGAAATGTCGACCACAGAAAAAGAAGCTATTGATGCCGGCACCACCTGGTGGGAAGGCGATTTATTCCGTGGCACGCCAGACTGGCACAAACTGCACAATTATCCAAAACCACGTTTAAGTGCTGAAGAGCAAGCGTTTTTAGATGGCCCTTGTGAAGAGTTACTGGCCATAGTCGATGACTGGCACACCACACATGAACGTGCTGACTTATCACCAGAAGTGTATCAGTACTTAAAAGACCATGGCTTCTTTGCGATGATCATCAAAAAGCAATACGGCGGCCTGGAATTCTCAGCCTATGCCCAGTCTTGTGTGCTGCAAAAATTAACCAGCAAAAGTATGGTTTTATCCAGCGTCGTTGGTGTGCCTAACTCGTTAGGCCCAGGCGAGCTGTTACAACATTATGGTACCAAAGAGCAGCAGGACCACTACCTGCCTCGTTTGGCCAAAGGTTTAGAAATTCCTTGTTTTGCCTTAACCAGCCCGGAAGCAGGTTCTGATGCCGGCGCTATCCCTGATGTAGGTGTAGTCTGTAAAGGCGAATGGGAAGGTCAGGAAATTATTGGTATGCGCCTGACATGGAACAAGCGTTATATCACATTGGCCCCTATCGCTACTGTATTGGGTCTAGCATTTAAGATGCAGGATCCGGACGGTTTATTAGGCGATAAAAAAGATTTAGGCATCACTTGTGCTTTAATCCCTGTCTCTACTCCAGGCGTAAAAATTGGTCGTCGTCACTTCCCTCTGAACGTGCCATTCCAGAATGGTCCTACTCAGGGTGAAGAGGTCTTTGTGCCGCTGGACTACATTATTGGTGGTCCGAAGATGGCTGGTCAGGGCTGGCGCATGCTGGTGGAATGTTTGTCCGTAGGCCGGGCTATCACCCTGCCGTCAAACAGCACAGGTGGTATCAAAGCTGCTGCGTTGTTAACTGGTGCTTATGCCCGTATCCGTCGTCAGTTCAAGCTGCCTATAGGTAAAATGGAAGGTATTGAAGAAGCCTTAGCCCGTATTGGCGGTTATGCCTATATGGCTGAAGCCTCGACCACTATGTCGGTAGGTTCTATCGACTTAGGCGAAAAGCCATCTGTTATTTCCGCCATCACTAAATACCATATGACAGAGCGTATGCGTCAGGTGACTATTGATGCCATGGATATCCATGGTGGTAAAGGCATCTGTATGGGCCCGAACAACTATTTGGCCCGTGGTTATCAGGGTGCTCCGGTTGCTATCACTGTAGAAGGTGCAAACATACTGACCCGTAATATGATTATTTATGGTCAGGGCGCAATTCGTTGCCATCCATTTGTACTGGCTGAATTACAGGCTGCGGGTTTAGAAGACGAACGCGCTGCTGTGACGGCCTTTGACCGTGCTTTGTTTGGCCATATTGGTTTTAGCATCAGCAACTTCTTCCGTGCTTTATGGTTAGGCTTGAGCAATTCAGCCTTCTCTGCCAGCCCGTATGCAGATGCAACAGCTAAGTACTACAAACAAATGAACAGATACAGCGCTGCGTTGGCACTGATGTCTGATGTTGCTATGGGTACCATGGGTGGTGACTTAAAACGCCGTGAACGTATCTCCGCCCGTTTAGGCGATATGTTATCCATGTTGTATCTGACCTCTTCTGTACTGAAGCGTTTTAACGACGACGGTCGTCCGGCGCAGGATTTACCTTTAGTGCAATGGGCTTGTGAAGACAATATGTACAAAGCTCAGGTGGCTATGGATGAAATGCTGGATAACTTCCCGAATCGTATCGTAGGTTCGGTGTTAGGCAAGCTGTTATTCCCTTGGGGTCGTACTTTGCGTAAACCTTCGGACCAGCTGGATCACCAGGTGTCGCGCATTATGCAAACACCTTGTGAAGCCCGCAGCCGCTTAGCGACCAACGTCTATCTGACGCTGGAACCAAACAATCAAATCGGGTTAATTGAAAAAGCTCTGACTGATATTCTGGCCGCTGAACCTATCTTCGATAAAGTGGTGCATGCAGCGAATAAACGCCTGCCATTCTTCCGCTTACACGAAGTAGCTGCTTTAGGCTTAGAGCTGGGTGTGATCACCGAAGCTGAAGCAGAAAAGCTGCGTGTGGCTGAGCAAGGCCGTCTACACACCATTAACGTGGATGATTTTGACCCACTGGAACTGGCTGCTGATAAGTCTTTGTTTGATAAAAAGCCAAAAGCTAAGTCTGTTGCCGCTTAAGCTGTAATAGATCACAAAGAAGCCTGCCCTGTGCAGGCTTTTTTTTGCCTGTAAAACTACATGGGGAAGAGAGTTAAATAAGGGAAAGCGTAATAGACCAGAAGGATTATTTAACCGGGAGCAGAGGTGCGGATTTTGTGTGTTGTTTTTGGTGTTGCAGCTTTTCAGAACGCCAGAAAGCAAAAAACAGCATTGCTGCTGTTATTGTTTTTAGAGGGAGAAT of Rheinheimera sp. MM224 contains these proteins:
- a CDS encoding LysR family transcriptional regulator, with amino-acid sequence MPYRPKSTMEQWRILQAVVDAGGYAQAADLLNKSQSSLNHAVAKLQYQLGVELLEVKGRKAFLTSAGEVMLRRSRLLTQQIEDLELLASNINVGWEPEIRIAVELVYPKQILYRALAKFHPISRGSRIQIIDTVITGSTEMILEHKADLVIAASPSVPKGYIGEPLAVIQMIPVVGKDHLLAEQPKLDLNELSQYLQIVIRDTASKPKDVGWLRAEQRWTVNNFFEAVDILKNGIGFCWLPEFLICDLIKDGTLVQLQIAQSSARAVPLALVTPKEETLGPGSRQLRELLLAEHKV
- the purM gene encoding phosphoribosylformylglycinamidine cyclo-ligase, with product MSEQKTSLSYKDAGVDIDAGEALVDRIKGAVKRTTRKEVMGGLGGFGALCQIPAGYKEPVLVSGTDGVGTKLRLAMDLKRHDSVGIDLVAMCVNDIVVSGAEPLFFLDYYATGKLDVNTAATVVEGIAKGCELAGCALVGGETAEMPGMYHGEDYDIAGFSVGVVEKSEIIDGSKVKAGDQLIALAASGPHSNGFSLIRKVLEVSGQDPQTMLEGKTIADHLLEPTRIYVKNLLALIKSMPVHALCHITGGGFWENIPRVLPENTQAKIIESSWQWPAIFSWLQQQGNVERHEMYRTFNCGVGMIVVVPATHLDAALAQLKAAGENAWHLGEINQVAANEAQVVIQG
- the purN gene encoding phosphoribosylglycinamide formyltransferase — translated: MKSIVVLISGSGSNLQAILDACSAGFIAGKVTAVLSNKAKAYGLERAKKAGAKAIVLDHKAYADRAAYDQDLIATIDQHQPDLVVLAGFMRILTPEFVQHYQGRLLNIHPSLLPKYQGLNTHQRAIDAGDTEHGCSVHFVTAELDGGPVILQAKVPVFPGDDADTVAQRVHEQEHRIYPLVVRWFCQNRLQQQSDKALLDGLLLSDHGYANDQDDE
- a CDS encoding DUF3108 domain-containing protein, with the translated sequence MTRMMNKWRLSASFFLLFSSLLSAEEPTAAPSVQFSAFEASYNVLRSGKKHGEAKRYLKTTEQGYELGYSSDISWLIFEDKRSEQSFFTIKEGRIQPNRYVMQRTGSGPNRYYELNLNWDSKELRVEKSKKIKAIQWNEQWLDPLSYHNQLALDLKAGKTEFVYQVLNRHGDERKYSYKVAGEEWLSLPYGKVKTIRIERTGTGPDKEVLAWVAPELDYLLVRLWQAEDKVEQFDIQLATFKPSN
- a CDS encoding class II glutamine amidotransferase: MCELLGMSANVPTDICFSFKGLRERGGKTGPHKDGWGVAFYQGKGVSTFKDADPSYQSEIARLISDYPIKSTAVVAHIRQANSGGVGLENTHPFTRTLWGRYWTYAHNGQLHSFETLPVGQHLVVGQTDSEHAFCYLLNALEQKFPVAPSNMKLAFDYLASLCPALQQLGVFNLLLSDGDYLLAYCSTKLHWITRRAPFGVALLSDMDVDIDFSKETTEKDVVTIIATLPLTCNEQWQVMTSGQSQLFKAGEPQ
- the fadE gene encoding acyl-CoA dehydrogenase FadE; its protein translation is MDVLIFWVALLGTVAVLAYHRASLTMFTALIAALLAVATFTDTVGVISWILFLVVAVPLNVASIRQQYLTKPLLKLYRKIMPEMSTTEKEAIDAGTTWWEGDLFRGTPDWHKLHNYPKPRLSAEEQAFLDGPCEELLAIVDDWHTTHERADLSPEVYQYLKDHGFFAMIIKKQYGGLEFSAYAQSCVLQKLTSKSMVLSSVVGVPNSLGPGELLQHYGTKEQQDHYLPRLAKGLEIPCFALTSPEAGSDAGAIPDVGVVCKGEWEGQEIIGMRLTWNKRYITLAPIATVLGLAFKMQDPDGLLGDKKDLGITCALIPVSTPGVKIGRRHFPLNVPFQNGPTQGEEVFVPLDYIIGGPKMAGQGWRMLVECLSVGRAITLPSNSTGGIKAAALLTGAYARIRRQFKLPIGKMEGIEEALARIGGYAYMAEASTTMSVGSIDLGEKPSVISAITKYHMTERMRQVTIDAMDIHGGKGICMGPNNYLARGYQGAPVAITVEGANILTRNMIIYGQGAIRCHPFVLAELQAAGLEDERAAVTAFDRALFGHIGFSISNFFRALWLGLSNSAFSASPYADATAKYYKQMNRYSAALALMSDVAMGTMGGDLKRRERISARLGDMLSMLYLTSSVLKRFNDDGRPAQDLPLVQWACEDNMYKAQVAMDEMLDNFPNRIVGSVLGKLLFPWGRTLRKPSDQLDHQVSRIMQTPCEARSRLATNVYLTLEPNNQIGLIEKALTDILAAEPIFDKVVHAANKRLPFFRLHEVAALGLELGVITEAEAEKLRVAEQGRLHTINVDDFDPLELAADKSLFDKKPKAKSVAA